A genomic region of Oryza glaberrima chromosome 1, OglaRS2, whole genome shotgun sequence contains the following coding sequences:
- the LOC127763872 gene encoding uncharacterized protein LOC127763872 has protein sequence MAGEASPPAPPEIPTRCHHCAGPLSKDMETSSWTVPPLVRDSFSMIGSAIGGTAGAFYGFNHTMPFVRRYIKGPMWMHFLVGAPPVIVFSSACAGLAGGTIPALAQLVSSSYHSATASSSFAHTTSRDEMHKARSSSTL, from the exons atggcgggGGAGGCttcgccgcccgcgccaccggAGATCCCCACGAGGTGCCACCACTGCGCCGGCCCCCTCTCCAAGGACATG GAAACGAGCAGCTGGACGGTGCCTCCACTGGTTCGAGATAGCTTCTCCATG ATTGGTTCTGCTATTGGGGGTACAGCTGGAGCATTTTATGGTTTCAACCACA CTATGCCTTTTGTTCGACGGTACATAAAAGGGCCAATGTGGATGCATTTTCTTGTTGGT gCACCTCCAGTTATTGTCTTCTCTTCTGCATGTGCTGGGTTAGCAG GTGGGACAATACCAGCGCTTGCACAGCTGGTATCATCATCCTATCACTCAGCCACAGCGTCGTCCTCCTTTGCCCACACAACTTCTCGTGATGAAATGCATAAGGCCAGAAGCTCCTCGACATTGTGA
- the LOC127759850 gene encoding protein PHYTOCHROME KINASE SUBSTRATE 4, with product MDRYRVAPRPVYLSAAAAGGGDHGDGPRRLPRGVAGGGGAELDIFSAERYFNADDVVKKEEYRDEEQPRQEVAVDAASQSGRTVACSSEASWTSRSGLLSGHAQSAASAGAAAKLQMGGANGGGGAAAAAASAHRGKKPGSGQRWGLFSRDCPCAGRKAVTVDVASEPRSPATPRTHARFDNSHVVADSTIFKANAPPPPPPCEEEPVKMKISPGSSTFPPPLANSIFAAAPNRGGGGGGAAPFAAFPAPDIVGRRVVSSGGFTFPVAVGAAKVVSTVGDEQPRESLEVFRPIDEESVLADPPADHLATEGGRGGGGGGLAAGFARAPGVAAVATDEEAMSDASSDLFDLESFAASSSFPTTCRGRSSRRNSREDDDDDEDLPYGAAAAAAAAVEPALSECMYAPSEVSVVWSVATAEGGAFDAASVANFSSAASACCVEEFSFVPPPDSAATAGGGGHEGFTAAMSRSAARKKGGGFLSSCRCEKAVSVGPTPVRMVRPEVNVKTTGGGHAVGLAGGGAARYHPGRVRMPVRT from the coding sequence ATGGACAGGTACAGGGTCGCGCCGCGACCTGTctacctctccgccgccgccgccggcggcggtgatcACGGCGATGGGCCCCGCCGCCTGCCACGcggtgtcgccggcggcggtggcgccgagcTCGACATCTTCTCCGCCGAGCGCTACTTCAACGCGGACGACGTCGTCAAGAAGGAGGAGTACCGCGACGAGGAGCAGCCGCGGCAGGAGGTGGCCGTGGACGCGGCCAGCCAGAGCGGACGCACCGTGGCGTGCTCATCGGAGGCGAGCTGGACCAGCCGCTCCGGGCTGCTCTCCGGCCACGCCCAGTCCGCCGCGTCGGCGGGTGCTGCTGCTAAGCTCCAGATGGGTGGtgccaatggcggcggcggcgccgccgccgccgccgcaagcgcTCACCGCGGCAAGAAGCCCGGCTCCGGCCAGCGGTGGGGGCTGTTCTCTCGTGACTGCCCCTGCGCCGGCAGGAAGGCGGTCACCGTCGACGTCGCCTCCGAGCCGAGGAGCCCGGCGACGCCGAGAACCCACGCGAGGTTTGACAACAGCCATGTCGTCGCCGACAGCACGATCTTTAAAGCgaatgcgccgccgccgccaccgccatgcgAGGAGGAGCCCGTCAAGATGAAGATATCTCCGGGGAGCAGCACgtttcctcctcccctcgcgaACAGTAtcttcgcggcggcgccgaacaggggcggcggcggcggtggcgcggcgccgTTCGCCGCTTTCCCGGCGCCGGACATTGTTGGCCGCCGCGTCGTGAGCTCCGGCGGCTTCACGTTCCCGGTGGCCGTCGGCGCGGCGAAGGTGGTGAGCACCGTTGGCGACGAGCAGCCGCGCGAGTCGCTCGAGGTGTTCCGGCCCATCGACGAGGAGTCGGTGCTCGCCGACCCACCGGCCGATCACCTGGCGACGGAGggcggccgcggaggaggaggaggaggcctcgCCGCAGGCTTCGCGCGCGCCCcaggggtggcggcggtggcgaccgaCGAGGAGGCGATGAGCGACGCGAGCTCGGACCTGTTCGACCTCGAGAGCttcgcggcgtcgtcgtcgttcccgaCCACGTGCCGCGGGCGCAGCAGCCGGCGCAACTcgcgggaggacgacgacgacgacgaagacctTCCGtacggcgccgcggccgccgccgccgccgccgtcgagccggcGCTGAGCGAGTGCATGTACGCGCCGAGCGAGGTGAGCGTGGTGTGGAGCGTGGCcacggcggagggcggcgcgtTCGACGCGGCCAGCGTCGCCAACTTCTCCAGCGCGGCGTCCGCCTGCTGCGTCGAGGAGTTCAGCTTCGTCCCGCCGCCtgactccgccgccaccgccggcggcggcggccacgaggGCTTCACCGCCGCCATGTCGCGCAGCGCCGCCCGCAAGAAAGGCGGCGGGTTCTTGAGCAGCTGCCGGTGCGAGAAGGCTGTGAGCGTCGGGCCAACTCCCGTCCGGATGGTCCGGCCGGAGGTGAACGTCaagaccaccggcggcggccacgcggtggggctcgccggcggcggcgcggcacggtaTCACCCCGGCCGCGTCCGCATGCCGGTCCGGACGTga